From Choloepus didactylus isolate mChoDid1 chromosome 19, mChoDid1.pri, whole genome shotgun sequence, one genomic window encodes:
- the STX16 gene encoding syntaxin-16 isoform X6 yields the protein MALVSGISLDPEAAIGVTKRLPPKWVDGVDEIQYDIGRIKQKMKELASLHDKHLNRPTLDDSSEEEHAIEITTQEITQLFHRGQRAVRALPSRARGACSEQEERLLRNVVTSLAQALQELSTSFRHAQSGYLKRMKNREERAQHFFDTSVPLMDDGDDNTLYDRGFTADQLVLVEQNTLMVEERERELRQIVQSISDLNEIFRDLGAMIVEQGTVLDRIDYNVEQSCVKTEDGLKQLHKAEQYQKKNQKMLVILILFVIIIVLIVVLVGVKSR from the exons ATGGCCTTGGTGTCGGGTATTAGCTTAGACCCCGAAGCAGCAATTGGCGTGACAAAGCGGTTACCTCCTAAGTGGGTGGATGGAGTGGATGAA ATACAGTATGATATTGGCCGGATTAAACAGAAGATGAAAGAATTAGCCAGCCTTCACGACAAGCATTTAAACAGACCCACCCTAGATGACAGCAGCGAGGAAGAGCATGCCATTGAAATTACCACGCAAGAGATCACACAG CTCTTCCACAGGGGCCAGCGCGCGGTGCGGGCGCTGCCCAGCCGGGCCCGCGGGGCCTGCTCCGAGCAGGAGGAGCGGCTCCTGCGCAACGTGGTGACCTCCCTGGCGCAGGCTCTGCAGGAGCTGTCCACCAGCTTCCGGCACGCCCAGTCGGGCTACCTCAAGC GCATGAAGAATCGAGAGGAAAGAGCCCAGCATTTTTTTGATACATCAGTCCCACTAATGGATGATGGAGATGATAATACTCTTTATGATCGG GGTTTTACAGCTGACCAGTTAGTGCTGGTGGAGCAGAACACACTGATGGTGGAGGAGCGGGAGCGGGAGCTCCGCCAGATCGTCCAGTCCATCTCTGACCTGAACGAGATCTTTAGGGACCTGGGAGCCATGATTGTAGAACAG GGTACAGTCCTTGATAGGATTGACTATAACGTTGAACAGTCCTGTGTCAAAACTGAAGATGGCCTGAAACAGCTTCACAAG GCAGAACAGTATCAAAAGAAGAATCAGAAGATGCTTGtgattttaatattatttgtcATCATCATTGTCCTCATCGTGGTCCTTGTCGGTGTGAAGTCTCGCTAA
- the STX16 gene encoding syntaxin-16 isoform X4, translating to MATRRLTDAFLLLRNNSIQNRQLLAEQELDELADDRMALVSGISLDPEAAIGVTKRLPPKWVDGVDEIQYDIGRIKQKMKELASLHDKHLNRPTLDDSSEEEHAIEITTQEITQLFHRGQRAVRALPSRARGACSEQEERLLRNVVTSLAQALQELSTSFRHAQSGYLKRMKNREERAQHFFDTSVPLMDDGDDNTLYDRGFTADQLVLVEQNTLMVEERERELRQIVQSISDLNEIFRDLGAMIVEQGTVLDRIDYNVEQSCVKTEDGLKQLHKAEQYQKKNQKMLVILILFVIIIVLIVVLVGVKSR from the exons CTTGCTGATGACCGTATGGCCTTGGTGTCGGGTATTAGCTTAGACCCCGAAGCAGCAATTGGCGTGACAAAGCGGTTACCTCCTAAGTGGGTGGATGGAGTGGATGAA ATACAGTATGATATTGGCCGGATTAAACAGAAGATGAAAGAATTAGCCAGCCTTCACGACAAGCATTTAAACAGACCCACCCTAGATGACAGCAGCGAGGAAGAGCATGCCATTGAAATTACCACGCAAGAGATCACACAG CTCTTCCACAGGGGCCAGCGCGCGGTGCGGGCGCTGCCCAGCCGGGCCCGCGGGGCCTGCTCCGAGCAGGAGGAGCGGCTCCTGCGCAACGTGGTGACCTCCCTGGCGCAGGCTCTGCAGGAGCTGTCCACCAGCTTCCGGCACGCCCAGTCGGGCTACCTCAAGC GCATGAAGAATCGAGAGGAAAGAGCCCAGCATTTTTTTGATACATCAGTCCCACTAATGGATGATGGAGATGATAATACTCTTTATGATCGG GGTTTTACAGCTGACCAGTTAGTGCTGGTGGAGCAGAACACACTGATGGTGGAGGAGCGGGAGCGGGAGCTCCGCCAGATCGTCCAGTCCATCTCTGACCTGAACGAGATCTTTAGGGACCTGGGAGCCATGATTGTAGAACAG GGTACAGTCCTTGATAGGATTGACTATAACGTTGAACAGTCCTGTGTCAAAACTGAAGATGGCCTGAAACAGCTTCACAAG GCAGAACAGTATCAAAAGAAGAATCAGAAGATGCTTGtgattttaatattatttgtcATCATCATTGTCCTCATCGTGGTCCTTGTCGGTGTGAAGTCTCGCTAA
- the STX16 gene encoding syntaxin-16 isoform X5 — protein sequence MATRRLTDAFLLLRNNSIQNRQLLAEQLADDRMALVSGISLDPEAAIGVTKRLPPKWVDGVDEIQYDIGRIKQKMKELASLHDKHLNRPTLDDSSEEEHAIEITTQEITQLFHRGQRAVRALPSRARGACSEQEERLLRNVVTSLAQALQELSTSFRHAQSGYLKRMKNREERAQHFFDTSVPLMDDGDDNTLYDRGFTADQLVLVEQNTLMVEERERELRQIVQSISDLNEIFRDLGAMIVEQGTVLDRIDYNVEQSCVKTEDGLKQLHKAEQYQKKNQKMLVILILFVIIIVLIVVLVGVKSR from the exons CTTGCTGATGACCGTATGGCCTTGGTGTCGGGTATTAGCTTAGACCCCGAAGCAGCAATTGGCGTGACAAAGCGGTTACCTCCTAAGTGGGTGGATGGAGTGGATGAA ATACAGTATGATATTGGCCGGATTAAACAGAAGATGAAAGAATTAGCCAGCCTTCACGACAAGCATTTAAACAGACCCACCCTAGATGACAGCAGCGAGGAAGAGCATGCCATTGAAATTACCACGCAAGAGATCACACAG CTCTTCCACAGGGGCCAGCGCGCGGTGCGGGCGCTGCCCAGCCGGGCCCGCGGGGCCTGCTCCGAGCAGGAGGAGCGGCTCCTGCGCAACGTGGTGACCTCCCTGGCGCAGGCTCTGCAGGAGCTGTCCACCAGCTTCCGGCACGCCCAGTCGGGCTACCTCAAGC GCATGAAGAATCGAGAGGAAAGAGCCCAGCATTTTTTTGATACATCAGTCCCACTAATGGATGATGGAGATGATAATACTCTTTATGATCGG GGTTTTACAGCTGACCAGTTAGTGCTGGTGGAGCAGAACACACTGATGGTGGAGGAGCGGGAGCGGGAGCTCCGCCAGATCGTCCAGTCCATCTCTGACCTGAACGAGATCTTTAGGGACCTGGGAGCCATGATTGTAGAACAG GGTACAGTCCTTGATAGGATTGACTATAACGTTGAACAGTCCTGTGTCAAAACTGAAGATGGCCTGAAACAGCTTCACAAG GCAGAACAGTATCAAAAGAAGAATCAGAAGATGCTTGtgattttaatattatttgtcATCATCATTGTCCTCATCGTGGTCCTTGTCGGTGTGAAGTCTCGCTAA